A stretch of DNA from Pleurocapsa minor HA4230-MV1:
CTCATCTTGCTGCTCGAAGTGAAATTCATAAAATATTTTTAAAATCTCGAAAATATCATAAGGTAAAGATTACCATCGTTTGTGGCAGGAGCAACCTATGAGCCGTCTAGCACTGTTAAGCGTTTCCGATAAAACTGGAATTGTGGAATTAGCCCGTAAATTAGTAGCCCATCAGTTTGAGATTATCAGTAGCGGTGGTACAGCTAAAACTTTGCAGTCTGCTGGCATTAGCGTCATTAAAGTAAGCGACTACACAGGCTCACCAGAGATTTTAGGCGGTAGAGTAAAGACTCTGCATCCGCGCATTCATGGGGGAATTTTAGCTCGTCAGGATTTGCCAGAGGATCTTTTGGAGTTGACGGCTAATAATATTCGTCCGTTTAATTTGGTAGTAGTAAATCTTTATCCCTTTGCTAAAACGATCGCCCAACCCAATGTTAGCGTAGCCGAAGCAATTGAACAAATTGATATTGGTGGCCCGACTTTAATTCGCGCAGCAGCCAAAAACTATCAGTACCTAACGGTATTATGTAATCCCGAGCAGTATGAGCCGTATCTAGCTGAATACGAACAGTCTAATGGTGGTGACGTATCGCTCGAATTTCGGCAGCAGATGGCAGGAAATGCCTTTGCCCATACTAATAGTTACGATCGCGCTATCTCAGCCTATTTTGCTAATTTAAATCAGTCGGTATTACCAGACAACTTGCCAGATATCTATAGTATTTCTGGCACTAAAGTTCAGTCTTTACGTTACGGTGAAAATCCTCATCAACCCGCAGCCTGGTATCAAACTGGTGTAGCATCGGGATGGGCAGCAGCAAATAAGCTTCAGGGTAAGGAGTTGAGCTATAACAACCTAGTGGACTTAGAAGCAGCACGACGCATCATTACTGAATTTGACCCTGCCGAACCCGCAGCAGCGGTTTTAAAACACACGAATCCCTGTGGGGCAGCGGTGGCAAGTACCTTAGTAGAAGCTTATGAAAAAGCTTTTAATGCTGATAGTGTCTCGGCATTTGGCGGTATTGTAGCTTTAAATCAGACGATTGATGCAGCTACAGCCGAAGCCTTGACGAAAACATTTTTAGAATGCGTTGTCGCGCCAGGGTGCGAGTCACAAGCACAAGAGATACTAACAGCTAAATCTAAATTAAGAATTTTATTATTACCTGACTTAACTACAGGGCAGCCAGAAACCATTAAAGCGATCGCGGGAGGGTTTTTAGTCCAAGCCAGCGACGATCAAGTTGAAAACCCCGATAACTGGCAACTGCTCAGCGAAAAGCAACCTACACCCGCACAAATTGCTGAGATGTTGTTTGCCCAAAAATTAGTTAAGCATGTTAAATCTAATGCTATTTTAGTTAGTCGCGATCGCACTACCTTGGGTATTGGTGCAGGACAAATGAATCGTGTGGGTTCAGTGAAAATTGCCCTCGAACAGGCGGGAGAAAAGGCTCAAGGCGCGATAATGGCGAGTGATGGCTTCTTCCCCTTTGATGACTCGGTAAGGACTGCTGCTGCTGCGGGAATTACCGCTATTATTCAACCAGGGGGATCGATTCGCGATCGAGATTCCATTGCTGCTGCTAATGAGTTAGGAATTGTAATGGTCTTAAGCGGTACACGCCACTTCTTGCACTAAAAATGCTGACCTGAAGATTAGACTAAATATGTTAGTGGGATTAAATAGGGTTAGGTTATTGGTTTATACTGTACTGTGTGATATCGAGGATGCTAAATAATAAATATTAAAAGTAGAGTCTCGTATTTAAGTTTAGAAGTAAGTTTTTTTGCTGTGCAGCTATAATAAAAGGCTCAACAGCGATAGGCTAATAGACCATAAACTAAATTCTTACCGTCGTAATTAAACAAGGAGGATGATTTTTAATGACCCAAGTGGTTGTTGGACAGAACGAAAACATAGAATCTGCGCTGCGTCGTTTCAAACGTCAAGTGTCCAAAGCAGGTATCTTTGCCGATATTAAACGTCGTCGTCACCACGAGACGCCAATCGAAAAACGCAAACGCAAAGCGATCGCTCGTCGCAAAAAACGTTACCGTTAAATTGATTATTTTTCTTACTAAATTGCACAGCTAAACCGCATCAAGACCTTTAAACAGTTTTGAGTCGTTTCTTTTGCAGTAAATGATGCAGGGGTTTACGTGATTAGTAGTGATAGTGATAGTGACAGTAAGAAAATAAGATTATCTACCAGCGATGTAGCGCCTTAAGCAACTGCATCGCTTTTTATTTATTTACTTAATTTAATATATTTAGTTATAACTAGCTACCTGACATATTTATTTATCATTAAATTGTGGATTTAATACCCGTTGCTGATAATCAATCATATATAGTTTGCGATCGCAATTTAACAGTTGTGCAGTTTTCGGCAGATGCAGCAAAGTATACGACTCAAGCAGTTATGCCAGGACAAGATATTTTAAGCTGTTTGCCTGAAATGGTGGGTTTAGAAACAACCTGTCAAGAAATACTGACAGGAGAACAAGACAGTTTTACCCTAGAAGCTATTCTCCGTTACCAGCCAGACGATGAACTGCTTTATTTTAATCTGGTGATTCAAGAAATTGAGCAACAGATTGCAATTTTCTTAGAAGATGTCACTGAGTCTACCCTGCTACACCAATCTTCAGTACAGCGACTCAATGAAGTTGAAATCACCCTCAACAAACTGCAAAGATTTGAATACTGCACCAACAAGATCATCGCTTCCATGCAGGATGTGCTATTGATTACCTCTCCTTTAGGTATAATCGAGCGGGTTAACAAATCGGCTACCGAATTATTCAAGCAAACCAAGTCAGATTTAATCAACCAACCGATAGATGAACTAATTACCGATTGTAGTTATAATCATCAAAAAATTTATAGCTCATTGTTGAGTTCAAAGGATGTAGTTAGCAAAATAGAGGTTAGTTTTACCAGCAAGCAATCGCAAACGATTCAGATTGAATTTGACTGTTTTATTGCTCCTACCGAAGTAAAAAACTTTTTTAATTGTGTTTATATTGGTAGAGATATTACTGCCAGAAAACAAGCAGAAGCAGAAATTCGCAAATCTCTCGCCCGCGAAAAAGAGTTAAGAGAACTTAAATCAGGGTTTATTTCGATGGCTTCCCATGAATTTCGTAATCCTCTCAGCAGTATTTTATTATGTGTGCAGAATCTGCGAGAAGAACCTCCCGAACTTAACCCTAGTAGTCGTGAATTCTATTTGCAATCAATTCAAGATGCAGCTTTAACCATGAACTCGTTGTTAGAAGATATTTTAGTTCTCAGTAAAGCCGAATCTGATAAACAAACCCTCAAGCTAGAACCAATAAATCTTAAAGCTTTCTGTCACAAGATTATTCAGAAATTAGCCTCACTCTATGCCGATCAGACAGTTAATTTTGAATATTGTCTGGCAGCCGACATCGTTAATTTAGATCAAACAACTTTAAGTCATATTTTAAATAATTTACTTGCCAATGCTCTCAAGTATTCCCCTGCAAAAACGGCAGTTAATTTAATCATTACCGATCAAATTGAACCCCCAGCGATTAAAATTGAAGTTAGAGATCGCGGAATTGGTATTCCTAAAGCATCACAAAAGCATTTATTTGAATCATTTTATCGAGCAAGTAATGTTAGTTCATTTCCTGGTACTGGTTTAGGGTTGTCAATTGTTAAAAAATCGGTCGATCTCTACCAAGGTTCAATTATCGTGGATAGTCAGGTCGATCGGGGAACGAAAATTATTGTTTATTTACCAATTAAGTTAAATTAATCAAAATATATTATGAACGAAATTAGTAAGACAGAAATACGCCAAAAATTAGGGAATATTACTCAACTGCAAGAACTTCTATTTGGCGATAAAATTGATGAATATAATTTTAAATTAGATCAATATAATCAGAGATTAGATACTCTGGAAGCAAATTTAAAAAAATCGCAGGGAACAATTGAAGCGTCCATTGCTCAATTGGAGCAAAAGCTTTTTGAACAGATCAATTCAGTGGTTAATGCTTTAGAAAAAAGTAGCCAAGATCAAATTCTTAAAACTCAAGCAGAACAGCACAAATTACAACAAAAGCTTGACAAGATAGCAAAATATAGCAACGAGCATCTAGATTTTTTACATCAAAGCTTAGATACTAAAACTAATAGTCTGAAAACTGAAATAATCCAGACAAAATATAGTTTAAACCAAGATTTAAATTCAGTTAAACAAGAGCTTGTAGCCAAGTTAGAGGATAATCTAGCAGAACTTACTGCTAAGAAAGTTTCTCGTGCCGATTTGGCAGAAGTCCTGTTTGAATTATCTCTTAAACTAAAGAGAACGGATGCAGATTTAGATACAGATTTAAACTTTTCTGATCTAGAAGATTCAGCATCTACAGAAGATTCATCCCCGACTAATTTGATGCTTCCTGAAACTAAATCAGTTAAATCTTAAGCTGGATAAATATTCATGAATTATGGTTCTAAATGTTAGAAAGCCAGGAGCAAAGTAGCGGTTTAAGCATCACCTCCTCAGCTAACTTTACACAATGGTTAAGCGATCGCTTTCTTAGTCTAGCTTTTACTACTTATCAAGCAGGTAAAATTTTTCTCGTTGGTTTACAACCTAATGGGAATCTTTCAGTCTTTGAACGTACTTTTGACCGCTGTATGGGTTTGTGGGTTAATAATTCCAGTTTATATCTGAGTTCTCTCTATCAAATCTGGGGTTTTGAGAATGCCTTAGCAACGGGAGAAACCTATAACGGCTATGATTTTCTCTATATTCCTCAATTTAGCTACGTTACAGGGGATTTAGACGTACACGACTTGGTCATAGATCGTTCTGGCAAACTAATATTTGCCAATACTTTATTTAACTGTTT
This window harbors:
- the purH gene encoding bifunctional phosphoribosylaminoimidazolecarboxamide formyltransferase/IMP cyclohydrolase, whose protein sequence is MSRLALLSVSDKTGIVELARKLVAHQFEIISSGGTAKTLQSAGISVIKVSDYTGSPEILGGRVKTLHPRIHGGILARQDLPEDLLELTANNIRPFNLVVVNLYPFAKTIAQPNVSVAEAIEQIDIGGPTLIRAAAKNYQYLTVLCNPEQYEPYLAEYEQSNGGDVSLEFRQQMAGNAFAHTNSYDRAISAYFANLNQSVLPDNLPDIYSISGTKVQSLRYGENPHQPAAWYQTGVASGWAAANKLQGKELSYNNLVDLEAARRIITEFDPAEPAAAVLKHTNPCGAAVASTLVEAYEKAFNADSVSAFGGIVALNQTIDAATAEALTKTFLECVVAPGCESQAQEILTAKSKLRILLLPDLTTGQPETIKAIAGGFLVQASDDQVENPDNWQLLSEKQPTPAQIAEMLFAQKLVKHVKSNAILVSRDRTTLGIGAGQMNRVGSVKIALEQAGEKAQGAIMASDGFFPFDDSVRTAAAAGITAIIQPGGSIRDRDSIAAANELGIVMVLSGTRHFLH
- a CDS encoding PAS domain-containing sensor histidine kinase, whose amino-acid sequence is MDLIPVADNQSYIVCDRNLTVVQFSADAAKYTTQAVMPGQDILSCLPEMVGLETTCQEILTGEQDSFTLEAILRYQPDDELLYFNLVIQEIEQQIAIFLEDVTESTLLHQSSVQRLNEVEITLNKLQRFEYCTNKIIASMQDVLLITSPLGIIERVNKSATELFKQTKSDLINQPIDELITDCSYNHQKIYSSLLSSKDVVSKIEVSFTSKQSQTIQIEFDCFIAPTEVKNFFNCVYIGRDITARKQAEAEIRKSLAREKELRELKSGFISMASHEFRNPLSSILLCVQNLREEPPELNPSSREFYLQSIQDAALTMNSLLEDILVLSKAESDKQTLKLEPINLKAFCHKIIQKLASLYADQTVNFEYCLAADIVNLDQTTLSHILNNLLANALKYSPAKTAVNLIITDQIEPPAIKIEVRDRGIGIPKASQKHLFESFYRASNVSSFPGTGLGLSIVKKSVDLYQGSIIVDSQVDRGTKIIVYLPIKLN
- the rpsU gene encoding 30S ribosomal protein S21; translated protein: MTQVVVGQNENIESALRRFKRQVSKAGIFADIKRRRHHETPIEKRKRKAIARRKKRYR